TGACTGCACCCACCAGAGTATGAGTTGCCGAGATAGGTAGTCCAAGATTTGATGCAAACATTACCACAGAGGCAGCTGCAAATTCTGCAGCAAATCCTCTAGTTGGAGTTAGTTCTGTTATTTTGTTCCCAATAGTAGCAATCACTCGATATCCCCACATCATAAGCCCTGCGACAATTCCAAATCCTCCCCAAGCAATAACATCTATTGGAATAATAATTTCACCTCCACTAGTACCGCCTTGTAGTATAGACAATGCCCCGGCTAGTGGACCTATTGCATTAGCCACGTCGTTTCCACCATGAGCAAATGACATGAAACATGCTGATAGGACTTGCATGTACCCAAAGACTTTATAGACTATTTCTAGCTGAGTGCCTGTAGGACCTGCAACTTCAGCAAGAAAGCCAACGTTTTTCTGGTGGACGCTGTCCTCCTTTGGATCTGATTGTGTTGAAGTACTGGACTTTACAAGGAGGTGACCAAGCTGTTTACGGATAATTCTGTCAAACAGGAAAGCTCCAACAGTGCCAAGTGCCAAAGCTTGGACAATAGCAACCGAGAGTATGTTGCTTAAAGGGAAGGCTACAAAAGAGATTCCAGTAACACCGATGAAGACACCAATTGGTGCTGCTGCTGCAGCTGCTTGTCCTGGATTTGGAGCACTGTAAACAAACTAGACATAGCCTAAATGGTTAGTGGAGATCCTATTAAATCTTATGAAATATACAGGCTATGCAGGATTTATCGAATTTAGGGGTTGCATTGCCTTGTATTTGCTAGCTCCATTAAGAATGCTTTTAGGCTTTAGATTTTTGAGACACTATAGTGCAGTTCCAGCTACATTACACAAGTAGGCGGATAAGTTTCTTTTAGAAGCCATTAGCCGGCAATTCATTAATGTTCTCATCACTAGTCACAATTGGATTGGCATGTCATTATATCTTACTAAGAATGTTAATTTTAAGGTAAAGATAAAACATAAACAGATTCTGATTCACAATTTTAGTAAATGGGACGTTTTAGCAGACCAGAGTTATAGTATTTGGATTCTGGATCAGTCTATTTTAGCAAGAACAAGAACATACCCTCCGAATGCATTTGTAGACAAGAAATGACACTGCTGCTCCGATCACAGGTGAGATGACCCACGACGAAGTCACCCTTGCCAATGAACCCCAAAATACAGCATCGCGTCCCCCATAAATAAGACCAAAGCCAACCATGGATCCTATTATGCAGTGAGTGGTTGAGACAGGCAAACCATAGTATGATGCAACCTGGATAACAAAATTGACAGATTCCATTAGTATATAATAATAATCGTGTTATGCTGGACAATTTCTCCGCTGTAATGGAGCAAGAGTGAATAACATGCATTCCTAGGTATAGTTGAGTTTCTTGTATCAGCAACTATATTGAGAGTCTTAGTTGATCCTTCAGATAGATTACAAATCAAGATTCGAACTCAATACATGTGAGAGCTTTATTGTGATGACACAAGCAAAAATGATCTCACCAATTCAATGTCAGAAGGCTCCTAAGCTATTTTACAGAATCAAGAACTTGCAGGATTAGTTTAGTTGCTAAATGAAACTAGTCATATTGTCAAAATTTCCAAGCAACAAAACTCTAATAAGCAAGTTCATATTTTACTAGAATTAAACACAGATAGATGACTGAATCGACAATGCACCTGTAGCCAAGTACCAGCAGCAGCCAAAGAAGAGAGTAAACCAGCCAAAAGCAAAGTATCCTTTCCTTGAAAAACATCAGCAACAAGAATTCCCTTCTGCATTGTACCGGTTACATGTTTCCCCATCAGAAGGGCCCCCGAAAACTCCAGAACTGCTGCAGTTAACACTGCTTGTCGCAGAGTCAAGGCCCCTGAACCCACAGAAGTCCCCATGGCATTAGCCACATCATTAGCTCCAATATTCCAAGCCATGTAAAATCCAAACAACAATGTTCCATACGACAAAAGTTTGGTCTTTAAACTCATCCCTTGCCCTAAAGAGTTCATAAAATATGGAAAACAAAGCGCAGCCAATGCTATGCATATCGATATAGCAGTAGCTGTACTCGAAGATATGTTAAAAGCCTGTGCCATCCCCTGCAAGTCTTCTTGCGGTTTCTCATTTTCTTGATGCTCATTCAAAGCATGGATTTTTCCACTACTTGCATCACCATCAGCTTCAGCAAAAGATGATAAAGAAGCAAAAGAACGCGTAAAATAATAATTCTCTACTCTTAAACTAGGAAAATTTAGTTTAGGTAATGATTTTTCCTTTAAAATCGAAGAATCTTTTTTCGGACACAGAGAAAAGAAGGGAAGTTTGTGCTTGGAATGATGAAAATTCGAGTTATGAATCAAGAAAGCTCTAGGCTTAACAGTGTTTCTAGTGGAAGAAAGGCAGTAAGCAGAAGTCATGACCATAAACTGCAAGATAAGCTGATAATTCGAGTTTCGAAAAATGGAATATAGGATTATTCTGATAGATTCTTGGCCATGGATGTCAGGGGAAGAATGTAGGACTGGCGTTTATCACATTATAATTTTGTTGAGAGTTCTGGATTTGGATGCATGCTCTGTATTCATGTAAATGAGTGGTGCATGTGTTGCTTCACTCGGCTACTTCATCCATATACCACAACTTTAAGCTAAACTTTATATATCCAAATATCATAAAAATCTAGTCTACAATTTATCCATTTGACATAAATTCTTGGACAATTATAAATCAATATCTCCATATTAAATGTGTTCCCGGGCAGGGGCAGATCTAGAAATATATTTTCAGGGGACACCGAGCAAATTTTGTAAAGACACTCTTATGATTTTGAATTTCATGGGACACTttcatatattttcaaaaattttaatgGTGAAAAAACGTAAAATTTGATTTTAGCTAAAATGTCCCCGACACCCCTTACTAGATCCGCCCGTTCCCGGGTGGTGGTTTGATTTTTTGCGGTTAAATTGTTCGAAATTCAACCGAAATTCATATATGTCATATtatttaaaaaacaaaaaaatatattCAATCTACCTTTAGAtgcatttttttaattttttgaaattataaaaaaaagtCGGAATTTTGATTTTCGGTCAAAATTTAGTCAAACTGTCACAAAAAAAAAGTCAAATTTAGAAGGTAGTATAAAAAaagtcaaaattttaatatttttatccGGTCCAACAAAGTAAAATGTATTTTTACTGATGGTAAAGTAATAAATTGGTAATTTTTTTTTGTCCCGACTAGGTTTAACTGTATATATTTTAATCCTAGCCACTGCACTATTCATCATCTCCGGCCAAATTCTTAAACATCTACGAACGTAAATATAACTAGAGATGCAGAGCGACGAGGTTGCATGGCAAGTCTTTAGACACAACCACTGCAGTTTTATGTCAAAGTATATATGCAGTCTTTTTTAAATTtcatctttaatataatagtatagatgtCGTTTTTAATTTATTGTATGTATGACAAAGTCTTTTTATAGCTCTGTTTTGATTGTTTGAGTTGAATTATGCAGAATTGAAACTGGGATATTTTGTCGAAATCAGTATAATGTCACTGGGATTTGTAACAGAAGCTCTTGCCCTCTTGCCAATAGTCGATACGCCACCGTTCTTGATCATGATGGTACCAATTTTTCGAATTTATGAACCTTGTTTTGTTGCATGTTTGCATCTTTACAGGATTTGTTGAGGAATGTTAGCCGAAAAGTATAatgtaaaagggggttgaatacagtataaaCAATCAAATCGAAAATAAAAAACAAAGCAATATGTTTTTTCGTGTTTCAAATTAGTTCCTAGTGATCAGGGGCGGATCCACAAATATTTTTTTAGGGGGACACCAAGCAAAATTTGGGAAGAAACTCTTATGGTTTTGAATTTTATGGGGGCACtttcatatattttcaaattgTCAAATGGTGAAAATCTATATAATTTGATTTTAGGGGGGACACGTGTCCCCCGGTGCCCCTTACTAGATCTGCCCGTGCTAGTGATGTACACCTAAGAATGATCGTAATGTAGTAGTATGCTTGGGTAGGGAAGTTGATATTTGTAAGTTGTTATGTATTGGAGGGGAAAGAAAGTATGTATAGGTGTTTGTTTAAATGCAAACTAATTCGGACTTTAAACCAGAAACCGGTGACTTGTATTGCCAGAGGCTTGTGATTTGGTTGGTTTGTGAAATTCGTAGGATAAAGTGGTTTAGAGCAGAATGATGATGATAGGAAGTTAGGAACTCTAAATCACATGGAAACTTGAGCTAGCAATGGTGATAAGCTGATTATCGTTTTTTAATTTGATAGCTCTTGGTTGTGCAGGAGTCTTCTATCTGTACATGAAAACTGCAGAAAGAGCTCATATGCCCAGTAAGCTATGGGAGAGAGTTAAATTgcctaaaaattatgaaaaggcCCTTGAGATTATTCACAAACATCTGGTATAGTAGTTTCTAGCTTATCGTATGATTCTGTAACTTGTCTGTTTCTTTTTGCTTCTCAAGGAATAGAAGTGTCTGATGTTTGTGTGAAAATACATTCTCTTGCAGATGTATTGGCCCAAGTTTCTTGTACACAAAACAAAGCAACGGCTGACTAAACTGACTCAAATGTGGATACGCATGAGGAAGCTTGCATTGAAAACAAGGTCTTGTAAATCTTCTTCCTTAAATTGCCATGTTCTAGTTGCAGTGTATAGGAATACATAATTAGCATGTTTTTCCTTCTCGTTATCAGTATGTTTATTGCCAAGACAATGAATAATTTGCCCATCAGTTTTATAATCAAAACTTTTGGCATGGTTTATACAGTATTTATAGTTTTGTTATGCAGAACAGGCCTCGCGTTTGGTTTTGTTCTGCTAATAAAGTCGTGTTGCTGGAAAGAGTGAATTTTTTCTTTATGTGTATGTTCTACACTCTCTAGATAATCTTTTCTTCACCTTTTCCTCCTTACATAGATGTGATACCGTAGAGAACTTATATCCTTAGTCTTTAATATACTGTTTGTCTGTTCATTCTCTTTCACAGGGAGAAGATAATGACCATGCCTAGGAAAGTGATAAAGAGAGAGCCTAGGAGAGCGGATAAGGCTGAGAAGGCAGCAATGCTGGAGAAGGTTACATTCATTGCGTTGCAAAATCTTAC
This genomic interval from Apium graveolens cultivar Ventura chromosome 8, ASM990537v1, whole genome shotgun sequence contains the following:
- the LOC141678104 gene encoding inorganic phosphate transporter 2-1, chloroplastic-like, encoding MVMTSAYCLSSTRNTVKPRAFLIHNSNFHHSKHKLPFFSLCPKKDSSILKEKSLPKLNFPSLRVENYYFTRSFASLSSFAEADGDASSGKIHALNEHQENEKPQEDLQGMAQAFNISSSTATAISICIALAALCFPYFMNSLGQGMSLKTKLLSYGTLLFGFYMAWNIGANDVANAMGTSVGSGALTLRQAVLTAAVLEFSGALLMGKHVTGTMQKGILVADVFQGKDTLLLAGLLSSLAAAGTWLQVASYYGLPVSTTHCIIGSMVGFGLIYGGRDAVFWGSLARVTSSWVISPVIGAAVSFLVYKCIRRFVYSAPNPGQAAAAAAPIGVFIGVTGISFVAFPLSNILSVAIVQALALGTVGAFLFDRIIRKQLGHLLVKSSTSTQSDPKEDSVHQKNVGFLAEVAGPTGTQLEIVYKVFGYMQVLSACFMSFAHGGNDVANAIGPLAGALSILQGGTSGGEIIIPIDVIAWGGFGIVAGLMMWGYRVIATIGNKITELTPTRGFAAEFAAASVVMFASNLGLPISATHTLVGAVMGVGFARGLNNVRAETVREIVTSWAVTIPVGAVLAIMYTWILNRLLSYVL
- the LOC141678727 gene encoding uncharacterized protein LOC141678727; the protein is MQSDEVAWQVFRHNHCSFMSKIETGIFCRNQYNVTGICNRSSCPLANSRYATVLDHDGVFYLYMKTAERAHMPSKLWERVKLPKNYEKALEIIHKHLMYWPKFLVHKTKQRLTKLTQMWIRMRKLALKTREKIMTMPRKVIKREPRRADKAEKAAMLEKSIENELLKRLKEGVYGDIYDPVKEYNKLTDDIEAKDAMMEHEEEDDDHEIEYVEGYEELKEEDDIEDYGGLAIEQGSADDDSDGSDEDEELTVAINRKKEKKDSAFGRERLDKDGLNGISKKKSRVLVEVEHDHVNCVG